A stretch of DNA from Sphingopyxis sp. MWB1:
GTCATCCGACACGCCCCGCCGCATCACGACCCGCCGCGCTTTTGCCAAAATGTCGGTGAGGGTCGCCATATCGTCCCAAATCCCCTTCCTCCCCTAGACGTATCATTGGCGCAAAGCGGACATTTATTCATGCAAATATTGAAGAGGGAGCCAAAGAATTGATCCAGCATGGCGACAAGAATGGAAAGAAATCGCGCCAAAGGTCAGCCATGGCTGGATCCGGGCGGTGCGGAAACGCGCTGCTCATTTAGGTCATGACAAGCCGCGCCGCTTCCCATATTCACAAATCGCCTGATTTACCCCGGCCATAGACGATGAGCTTCGTTCCGGTCCGCACGAAAACACCCAACCGCTTCACGAAGGAGAAGCCCCGCGTGTCGATTATCCAGCGCAACAATGTGAAGGAAAAGGGGAGCGGTCCGCGCGCGATGATGTTCGCCCATGGTTTCGGGTGCGACCAGAATATGTGGCGCTTTGTTGCGCCCGCCTTTGAAGCCGATTTTCGCACAATCCTGTTCGACCATGTCGGCGCGGGCGGGTCCGACCTTCGCGCCTATGACCGCGACAAATATGACCGGTTGGACGGTTATGCCGATGATGTGGTCGCCATCGCGCGTGAATTGGGGGTAGAGAAAGGCGTGTTCGTCGGCCATTCGGTCAGCGCGATGATTGGCGCGCTCGCCGCGATCCGCGCGCCCGAAATTTTTGAAAGCATCGTCATGGTCGGCCCTTCGCCGCGTTATATCAACGATGGCGATTATCATGGCGGTTTCTCGGTCGCGCAGATCGAAGAATTGCTCGATTTTCTGGACGATAATTATCTGGGCTGGTCGGCGGCCATGGCGCCGCAAATCATGGGCAATCCCGACCGCGCCGAATTGGGCGAGGAACTGACGAACAGTTTCTGCCGCACCGATCCCGCAATCGCCAAGCATTTCGCGCGCGTGACCTTTTTATCGGACAATCGCGCCGACCTGCCGCTGGTGCCGGCGCGCGCGCTGGTGCTCCAGTGCAGGGAGGATATTATCGCCGATGAGAAAGTGGGCGAGTATGTCCATCGCAACCTGCCGCAAAGCGAGATGATCCTGCTCGACGCCACTGGCCATTGCCCCAATTTGAGCGCGCCCGATGCGGTGATAGCGGCCATTCGTTCCTTTGTCTGAGACAGCCGGCCAGGACAGACACGCGGTGGCGGAGGATCTGGCGGATTTATATGAAAATGCGCCCTGTGGTTATATTTCGCTGGGCCCCGATGGACATATCGTCAAATCCAATGCGACATTGACGCGCTGGATCGGATTTTCCCGCGAGGCTTTGCTCGGAAAGCGGCTTCACGACCTGCTCAATATTCCCGGCGCGATTTTTTACGAAACGCATTTTGCGCCGCTGCTCCGCATGCAGGGGTTTTTCGACGAAGTCGCGCTCGACATGGCCACCGCCGATGGCGCGCGCATGCCCGTGCTGGCCAATGCCGTCGAGCGGCGCGATGACGCAGGCGCGCTGTTGTTCACCCGGCTGACAATCTTTCGCGCGACCGAGCGCCGCCGTTATGAGCGCGAACTGGTCGAGGCGCGCGCCGCCGCTGAACGGGGGCTGGAGCTGGAGCGCGCGGCATCCGAATTGCGCGAACAATTTGTCGCCGTGCTGGGCCATGACCTGCGCAATCCGCTGGCCGGGATTCAGGGCGCACTGAACCGTATCGAAAGAAAGGGCGCCGAAGCCGCTACGCCCGAGATTGTCGCGCTGATGCTGCAAAGCACCGAGCGGATGAATGCGCTGATCGACGATGTGCTCGACCTGACACGCAGCCGTCTGGGAGGCGGCCTGCCCGTTGATATCGAGCGCCAGGTGCCGCTGGAAGCGACGCTGGCACAGATCGTCGATGAGCTGCGCATCGCCCACCCCGACCAGCGGATCGACGCGCGCTATGCGCTGACCGAGGCAGTCGATTGCGACCCCGAGCGGATGGGACAATTGCTGTCCAATCTGCTGGGCAATGCCCTGACCCATGGCAGCGGCGAGCAGCCGATCACGGTCGAAGCGATGAGCGAGAGGGGGCAGCTACGCCTCAGCGTCGCCAATGGCGGGATCCCCATCCCCCCGGCCGCGATGGAAAGGCTGTTCCATCCCTTTTGCCGCGGCGAGGTGCGCCCGGGACGGCGCAAGGGACTGGGGCTTGGCCTGTTCATTGCCTCCGAGATCGCCCGCATGCATACGGGGAGCCTGACGGTCACCTCCGACGAACGACAGACTTGCTTCACCTTGCTCATGCCGACGCGGCATGTGGAGGGCGATGCGGCGGGGGCAGAACGCGGCTGAGGGACAAAACACACCGCCATTTCCTGCATCTCGGAAAAGCAGGGCAGCGCGCAAAACAAAAAACCCGCTAAGCCTTGGGCCTAGCGGGTGATTTTGGTTGCGGGAGTTGGATTTGAACCAACGACCTTCAGGTTATGAGCCTGACGAGCTACCGGACTGCTCCATCCCGCGTCAACCATGTGCGGCGTGCTCCAAAGGCGCGCCATAAACGACAAAAGGGCGACATCTCTGTCGCCCTTTGTAACATTGTAAATGGGCTTCTCTTCGACCTTACGCCGGCTGCAATGCCTGGCGACGTCCTACTCTTCCGGGGCTTAAGCCACAGTACCATCGGCGCTGTCAGGTTTCACGGCCGAGTTCGAGATGGGATCGGGTGGGTCACTGACGCCATGGTCACCAAGCAATGAAGCCGGCGTAGGTCAAAAAGGGTTCAATCGATGTCCGTGCAATAATGGTCTGAATAATCATCCGTCCTTCGCGGACAATCCAATCAGGACTGTCGTTGATGGCGGGACTCTTAAGTGCGAATAGAGCAATTAGTATCGGTTAGCTCCACACGTTACCGCGCTTCTACATCCGATCTATCAACGTGGTGGTCTTCCACGGCTCTATGAAATCTTATCTTGAGGGAGGCTTCCCGCTTAGATGCTTTCAGCGGTTATCCCGTCCATACATAGCTACCCTGCTGCGCGGCTGGCGCCACGACAGGTACACCAGAGGTATGTTCAACCCGGTCCTCTCGTACTAGGGTCAACTCCTCTCAAATTTCGACGCCCACGGCAGATAGGGACCAAACTGTCTCACGACGTTCTGAACCCAGCTCACGTACCACTTTAATTGGCGAACAGCCAAACCCTTGGGACCTGCTCCAGCCCCAGGATGTGATGAGCCGACATCGAGGTGCCAAACGATTCCGTCGATATGAGCTCTTGGGAATCATCAGCCTGTTATCCCCGGCGTACCTTTTATCCGTTGAGCGATGGCCCTTCCACTCGGGACCACCGGATCACTATGACCGACTTTCGTCTCTGCTCGACTCGTCAGTCTCGCAGTCAGGCAGGCTTATGCCATTGCACTCTCGCAGACGGTTTCCAACCGTCCTGAGCCTACCATCGCGCGCCTCCGTTACTCTTTAGGAGGCGACCGCCCCAGTCAAACTACCCGCCACAGAGGGTCCCTGAACCGGATAACGGTTCGAGGTTAGACATCAGAAAACAACAGGGTGGTATTTCACCTATGGCTCCACGTCAGCTGGCGCCAACGCTTCAAAGCCTCCCACCTATGCTACACAGTTCTTTCCTAATGCCACTCTGAAGCTGCAGTAAAGGTGCACGGGGTCTTTCCGTCTAACCGCGGGTACTCCGCATCTTCACGGAGAATTCAATTTCGCTGAGCATCTCCTGGAGACAGTGGGGAAGTCGTTACGCCATTCGTGCAGGTCGGAACTTACCCGACAAGGAATTTCGCTACCTTAGGACCGTTATAGTTACGGCCGCCGTTTACCTGGGCTTCATTTCGGAGCTTGCACTCCTCCACTTAACCTTCAGGCACCGGGCAGGCGTCAGGCCCTATACGTCGTCTTGAAGCCGACTTAGCAGAGCCCTGTGTTTTTGCTAAACAGTCGCTACCCCCTGGCCTGTGCCCCCCGCTACTGCTTGCGCAATAACGGGGCCTCCTTCTTCCGAAGGTACGGAGGCAATTTGCCGAGTTCCTTCAGGAGACTTCTCTCAAGCGCCTTGGTATACTCTACCATCCCACCTGTGTCGGTTTAGGGTACGGTCTATAATGGAGGGGCTATTTCCTGGAACCTCTTCAAAGCCTGACCAATCCAATAAGGTCAGACAATTTACGAGATCCGTCACACACCTCCAGGCCCACGAATATTAACGTGGTTCCCATCGACTACCCCCTTCGGGCTCGTCTTAGGGGCCGGCTTACCCTGCTCAGATTAGCTTTAAGCAGGAACCCTTGGGATTTCGGCGAGAGGGCATCTCACCCTCTTTATCGCTACTCATGTCAGCATTCGCACTTCCGATACCTCCACGACCCATTACCAGATCGCTTCATCAGCCTACGGAACGCTCCGCTACCGCGTGTAGTAAACTACACACCCTAAGCTTCGGTGCATCACTTGAGCCCCGTTACATTTTCGCCGCAGGAACCCTTATTTAGACCAGTGAGCTGTTACGCTTTCTTTAAAGGATGGCTGCTTCTAAGCCAACCTCCTGGTTGTTTTGGGATTCCCACATGCTTTCCCACTTAGTGATGACTTGGGGACCTTAGCTGTAGGTCAGGGCTGTTTCCCTTTTGACGACGGACCTTAGCACCCGCCGTCTGTCTGCCGGATATTACTCTTGGGTATTCGGAGTTTGGTTAGAATTGGTAGATCTCGCGACCCCCGCATCCATCCAGTGCTCTACCCCCCAAGGTATTCATCCGACGCTCTACCTCAATAGATTTCGCGGAGAACCAGCTATTTCCCGGTTTGATTGGCCTTTCACCCCTAAACACAACTCATCCGACAATTTTTCAACATTGAACGGTTCGGTCCTCCAGTGCGTGTTACCGCACCTTCAACCTGGTCATGCCTAGATCACCGGGTTTCGGGTCTAATGCAACAAACTCAGTCGCCCTATTCAGACTCGCTTTCGCTGCGCCTACACCTAACGGCTTAAGCTTGCTTGTTACACTAAGTCACTGACCCATTATGCAAGAGGTACGCAGTCAGCCCTCAAGGGGCCTCCTACTGCTTGTAGGCGTTCGGTTTCAGGTACTTTTTCACTCCCCTCATCGGGGTGCTTTTCACCTTTCCCTCACGGTACTAGTTCACTATCGGTCATACAGGAGTACTTAGGCTTAGAGGGTGGTCCCCCTACGTTCAGACAGGATTTCACGTGTCCCGCCCTACTCAAATCCTTCAACATCAGTTTCGCATACGGGACTGTCACCCGCTATGGTCACACTTTCCAGAGTGTTCTGCTACTTGAATTGAAGGCATTGGCCTGGTCCGCGTTCGCTCGCCACTACTAACGGAGTCTCTGTTGATGTCCTTTCCTCCAGGTACTGAGATGTTTCAGTTCCCCGGGTTCGCTTCACCAAAGCTATGTATTCACTTCGGTGATACCCTTCCCATTTAACCTTTGAACCTGATTGCTCAGGTTCAAAATTAAATGGTGAGGGTGGGTTTCCCCATTCGGAAATCGTTGGATCAAAGCTTGCTCACAGCTCCCCAACGCTTATCGCAGCGTGCCACGTCCTTCATCGCCTCTGTATGCCAAGGCATTCACCAAACGCCCTTACCTCACACTTGAGAGTCCACACCACCAACGACAGGCCTGAAGCCAATCGCCGGTTGTGCAGATGATTATTTAATCTCAGCCAGTATTATCAATGCGTTGATCCGCTTGATCTGATCAGCGGGAAACCCGCTTTTCATGATCAATCGAACCAGCGCGGCATCGATTGAAAAACCCATTCACAATGTCAAAGTGCCGATGAACGAAGGCAAGCCTTCGCCAAACCCATCCGAAGATAGGAAATCCGTGTCTTCATATCTGGACATTCCGCTGGCCACTCCCGCCGCTTGCGCGATGAGAAATGGTGGAGCCTATCGGGATCGAACCGATGACCCCCTGCTTGCAAAGCAGGTGCTCTCCCAGCTGAGCTAAGGCCCCCTAAACCCAAGTCGCGGATAGCGAGTGGTGGGCCGGGGAGGAGTTGAACCTCCGACCTCACGCTTATCAGGCGTGCGCTCTAACCACCTGAGCTACCGGCCCTCGCTTATCACCCGATTTGGCAAAAGCCTTTCGGGCTAGCGAGGCCAGCTCGGGTGCATATCTTTCCGAGGAAAGACATGTTCCAGAATGAAGGGACATGAGGACGGCGGCAATGTTCTTAGAATTCAATGGAAGCTCTTCTCCGGTCTAGCCGAAGCGCTTTCCGTCGAAATCCTTAGAAAGGAGGTGATCCAGCCGCAGGTTCCCCTACGGCTACCTTGTTACGACTTCACCCCAGTCGCTGATCCCACCGTGGTCAGCTTCCTCCCTTGCGGGTTAGAGCACTGCCTTCGGGTGAAACCAACTCCCATGGTGTGACGGGCGGTGTGTACAAGGCCTGGGAACGTATTCACCGCGGCATGCTGATCCGCGATTACTAGCGATTCCGCCTTCATGCTCTCGAGTTGCAGAGAACAATCCGAACTGAGACGGCTTTTGGAGATTAGCTACCTCTCGCGAGGTTGCTGCCCACTGTCACCGCCATTGTAGCACGTGTGTAGCCCAGCGCGTAAGGGCCATGAGGACTTGACGTCATCCCCACCTTCCTCCGGCTTATCACCGGCAGTTTCCTTAGAGTGCCCAACTGAATGCTGGCAACTAGGGATGAGGGTTGCGCTCGTTGCGGGACTTAACCCAACATCTCACGACACGAGCTGACGACAGCCATGCAGCACCTGTCACTTGTCCAGCCGAACTGAAGGAAACCATCTCTGGTATCCGCGACAAGGATGTCAAACGCTGGTAAGGTTCTGCGCGTTGCTTCGAATTAAACCACATGCTCCACCGCTTGTGCAGGCCCCCGTCAATTCCTTTGAGTTTTAATCTTGCGACCGTACTCCCCAGGCGGATAACTTAATGCGTTAGCTGCTCCACCCAAACTCTATGAGTCCGGACAGATAGTTATCATCGTTTACGGCGTGGACTACCAGGGTATCTAATCCTGTTTGCTCCCCACGCTTTCGCACCTCAGCGTCAATACTTGTCCAGTCAGTCGCCTTCGCCACTGGTGTTCTTCCGAATATCTACGAATTTCACCTCTACACTCGGAATTCCACTGACCTCTCCAAGATTCAAGTTTTCCAGTTTCAAAGGCTATTCCGGGGTTGAGCCCCGGGCTTTCACCTCTGACTTAAAAAACCGCCTACGCGCGCTTTACGCCCAGTAATTCCGAACAACGCTAGCTCCCTCCGTATTACCGCGGCTGCTGGCACGGAGTTAGCCGGAGCTTATTCTCCAGGTACTGTCATTATCATCCCTGGTAAAAGAGCTTTACAACCCTAGGGCCTTCATCACTCACGCGGCATTGCTGGATCAGGCTTTCGCCCATTGTCCAATATTCCCCACTGCTGCCTCCCGTAGGAGTCTGGGCCGTGTCTCAGTCCCAGTGTGGCTGATCATCCTCTCAGACCAGCTAAGGATCGTCGCCTTGGTGAGCTTTTACCTCACCAACTAGCTAATCCTACGCGGGCTCATCCTTGGGCGATAAATCTTTGGTCCGAAGACATTATACGGTATTAGCACGAATTTCTCCGAGTTATTCCGTACCCAAGGGCAGATTCCCACGCGTTACGCACCCGTGCGCCACTAAGTCCGAAGACTTCGTTCGACTTGCATGTGTTAGGCATGCCGCCAGCGTTCGTTCTGAGCCAGGATCAAACTCTCAAGTTTGATGTTCGAATCTGCAAAGGTGGAATATCCCTCGCAAACCCGCTCATTTTAAGGAGCCTGGCCTACACAAGAAGCAACCTTCGAAAAGGCTGCTTCCACGTTATGGAAACGTGTTAGACATGTAGGTCAGGCTTGGCTTTTTAACCTGAGTTTCCAGCACCTTAAAGCTGCTGGACCCAGGGCCGCCGCCCACATGTCCCTTCATCGACAATCACAATTTCAAAGAGCCACCGACAGGAAGAAGCGGACAGTTGCCGTTCCCCGCTATTGCTACCGGGGGACTTCTGTCCGTATCTGTTGGCGACCGGGTGGTTCGTGGCGTCTGGCGCCGCGCCCCGTCCGGTGAAAAGGCCTCTAAGCTGATCCCTGAGTCGGGTCAACAAGGATTTTGCAATTTTGTTTCATCGCCCCCTCATTTTCGCTCCCCCACCCCGCTGAACAGCCCGGAAAATCGCGAAAAATTCATCGACAAAATCTTTTGAGATTTTTTGGCCGGGCCGCACTTCGCGACAGGCCATTATGCAAGCCAATGGGGAAAAAGGGCGAATCTGCCCCAGAATCACGCCCGGGAATCGGAATCAGCAATTCGATTCCTCTCCAGAATCAGCGCAGCGACCGGGCCACACGCCAAAAAGAATCGTGAAAAAAGAGACGAGGCTGTCTTTTGGGGGGCGAATCCCCTCCGCAGCCGCTGGCGGAGAGGCGACGGCTGCGCGCCCGCCCTGTCCGCGCGGCGTCAGGAAGCGATATAGTCGCGCATTGCCGCTGCCTCGGCCTCGATCCGGTCGATCCGATATTTGACGAGATCACCGATGGAGATAAATCCGAGCAGCCGGCCATCATCAACCACGGGCAGATGACGGATTCGCTTTTGGGTCATTTGCGACAAGGCCGCCATGACAGCCGTGTCGGGGGCGCAGGTCACCGGGGACTGGGTCATCACATCGCCGAGCGGACGGTCGAGCGCCTCCGGCCCATAGGAGGACATGAGGCGCACCAGGTCGCGTTCGGAGAAAATGCCCACGATCTTGTCGTCGTCGAGCACGGGCACCGCGCCGATACGATGCTGGGCCAGCAAGTCGATCACCGCGCGGACATTGTCGGCGGGCCGGGCCGAAATGACGGGGCCGCTCCGCCCCTGAAGAATCGCCGCGATGGTCATTGCCTGCTCTCCCTATGGCTTGATCCACTTTTGCCCAGACTATCACGAAACGGCGGCGAGAGGAAAAGCTCCTTCTCTACGCGCGCGCGTGCGCGCGCAAGAGCGGGCGGTGGGGAGAGCAGCGGACAGGGAGAAAGACTGAAGACAGAAAGAGAGCAGAGTGGCCCGCCCTTCGCACTTGGGTTTGCGGCTTGCTTCGTCCATGGTGGCAGCCATGGTCAAACACTCCCCGCTCGACAATCGCGACACCGCCCAAATCGCCTGGGCGCGTTACCGCCGACTGATGCGGGGCATGGCGCTGGTATCGCTGGGCGCGGTCATCCTCGCATTGGGCTGGCTGCGCTTCACCATGGGTGAGGCGCTAACGGTGCATATGATGATCGCGACGGCAGCGGGGGTGGGCCTGTCGGTGCTGCTGGGCGCGGCGCTGATGGGGCTGGTCTTTCTGTCGAGCGGCAGCGGCCACGACGAATCAATTGAAGACCCCTTTGAGGACGATCCGGAGATGAACCATGACCGATAAGATTCGTGATCCGATTCTTCGCGTCGTGCCGCGACCGGCCGACATCAATGCCAATGGCCATATTTTCGGTGGCTGGGTGCTAAGCCAGATGGATATTGCCGGCGGGATCGTCGCCGCCGAGGTCGCGCAAGGCGCAGTCGCGACCGTCGCCATCGAGTCGATGGAATTTATCGCGCCGATCCTGCTGCGCGATGTGATTTCGGTTTACGCCCATCTGGAGAAGCGCGGGCGCACATCCATGGGGATTCGCATCGAGGTGGTCGCGACGCGCGATGGCGGCAAGACGCAGGAAAAGGTGACCGAAGGATTGTTCACCTTTGTCGCGCTGGACGAGAATCACCGGCCGCGCCCCTTGCCTGAACCCGCTGCCTAGGGCGAAAAGCCGGTCGCGGGATCAGCGGCCGTCGATCCGTTCGCGCAATTCGGCTTCGATCTTGCCATGGGCGGGGACGCGCAAGCCCCATACCCAGGCATTGCCGCGCCTCTCCCAATTGCGCGGCGCGCGGTGGATCCGCATCGACACCAGCATTTCGACATCGGCATCGACCGGACGGGCGTTGGTAATCTCCACCTGCCAATGGCGATATTTCGTCCCGCCGCCGGGACGCTCGCGCAGCCGGTAGCGGACCGCAGGGCTGGCGCCGATATCATAATCGACGCGCTCGCCCTTTGCCTTGTCGCCTATTTCGGCCTCGCCCAGCAACAGGCGCTGACCGCCAACCGTTTCGAAAACCGCCGCGCTGCCGCCCGGAAGCGGGAGGCCAAGGCCATCTTCCTCGCGATTCTGCATGCGAAGGCGGATGGTGGCCGCCAGCGGCGCATCGCCATTGTGGGCAGAGAGAGTGCCGACATAGAGCGGCTCGACCGCCACCCCTTCCCTGGCGAGCAACGCTATCTGCTTTTGCCCCTGCGCTGCGACATCAACGCGGAACGGGATGCGGTAAAATTTAAGATCGCCGAGATCTTCCGCTGCCGGAGGCGGTGGAGGGGGCGGGGGCGCAGGTGGCGCGGGGGCTATGAAGCGACTGCCCGTCACGACAATATTTTCGCGCGCCATATCGGCCATGGCTTCGGGAGCGCCGCCCTCGACCGCGGGCAATTCCCACAAGGGATGGGTGCTGGTGATATCCATCGGCCAGCATTGGAGGTGCAGCGCCCCCGGCGTGCTGCGCGGCAGGGGCGGGCTATATTGTTTGTTGAGCCGCCCGGCGATGACATTGAGCTGCGCCTGGTCAAAGCTGGTCACCCCGCCATTGGCCAGGGTGATCCAGCCCTGAAGCGCGAGCGTTTCGCCATCGCTCGCGCGGTCGGCGACATAATGGGCGGCCCAGTCAAAGCCTTCGGCAAGATAGAGAAGCTGGACCGTCACGCTGCGCGGGGCGTCGCTTTCGACCAGCACCGACAGGGTGGGCTTGGCCGACAGATCGGCGGGCGCGCGGGGATAGATCATGCGTTCGGGAAGGCCCGAACAGCCGAGCGCTTCATAGCCCTGATCGGTTTCGAGCAGGACGCCGCCATTGGGTCCGGCCTGAATCACCGCTTCCTGTTCGCGTACCGCGCCGGTTTCGCGATTCGTCCGCTGCAAGGTGACGCGTCGTTTCAGATAAGCATCGACCAGCCCGGCGGGCGACAGGAGGCGCGCGTCGCGGTTTTTCTCGATCACGCCGTTTGGCAAGCCGCTGACCACGGCGGTTTCGGGAAGCAGGCCTTCGGCGACGCCTTCGAAGCGCAAGGTCGAAAGCCCGGCAGGAAGCGTGACGCGGCGCGTTTCGGTGATGAAGGCAAAGCCGCGCGGCCAGCGCGGATTGATTGCGCCGCTACCCCGCCCCGGCGCGCGATAGACGGTGACCGCCACATCCTCGATCCCCGAGGAGGTGATCACGGCCCCCGGCTGTGCTTGCTCCTGCGCTTGCGCAGGAAGAGCGAGTGCGGCCAGCAAGAGCGGAGCCAAAAGCGGTGCGACGGCCCGCATCCCCGCCCCCTTAATAACGTGTGTCGAAAGTGGCGGTCACATCGACTTTGCCATTGGCGGGCACGGGCACCTGCCATTCGATGCGGTCGGCGGAGACGCGATTGCCCTTCAGGCTTTCCTGCTCGACCCGCACATCGCCCCACAAACCGTCCTGCACCAGATGGACAGTCACCGGCTCGCTGCACGCATTGCTGAGCGTGTAGCGCATCGCCGTCTGCCAGCGCGCGGAGCCCTTGCGCGTGCGCGAAACCACCGTCGGCTGCACCTTTACATCAAATGCCTCGCCCGTGAGGAGGGACATGGCCGAGCCCATCGGCGTATGGTCGATGCGATTTTCGCCAATGAATTGCGGGTCGCCGCGCGCATCGCGCATATAGACGCGGATCGTTCCGGCGGGGAGCTGGTCGCCGAGCCCACCCTGGCGCGAGGTAGAAAAGCGCAGCACGCTCGCCGCGCTGACCGGTTCGTCGCTGCTGGCCAGCCAGCGATTGACATATTCATAGGTGGAAGTCGCGGGCGCGCCCTTGATATCGAGAAAGCTGACCTGTTTCTGCTGGGCGTTGGCAATCGTCGTGCGCCGTTCGAGCGGATAGAGATAAAAGTCGCCAAGCCGTTCGCGATCGTTCGATTCGGTG
This window harbors:
- a CDS encoding alpha/beta fold hydrolase produces the protein MSIIQRNNVKEKGSGPRAMMFAHGFGCDQNMWRFVAPAFEADFRTILFDHVGAGGSDLRAYDRDKYDRLDGYADDVVAIARELGVEKGVFVGHSVSAMIGALAAIRAPEIFESIVMVGPSPRYINDGDYHGGFSVAQIEELLDFLDDNYLGWSAAMAPQIMGNPDRAELGEELTNSFCRTDPAIAKHFARVTFLSDNRADLPLVPARALVLQCREDIIADEKVGEYVHRNLPQSEMILLDATGHCPNLSAPDAVIAAIRSFV
- a CDS encoding PAS domain-containing sensor histidine kinase, whose translation is MSETAGQDRHAVAEDLADLYENAPCGYISLGPDGHIVKSNATLTRWIGFSREALLGKRLHDLLNIPGAIFYETHFAPLLRMQGFFDEVALDMATADGARMPVLANAVERRDDAGALLFTRLTIFRATERRRYERELVEARAAAERGLELERAASELREQFVAVLGHDLRNPLAGIQGALNRIERKGAEAATPEIVALMLQSTERMNALIDDVLDLTRSRLGGGLPVDIERQVPLEATLAQIVDELRIAHPDQRIDARYALTEAVDCDPERMGQLLSNLLGNALTHGSGEQPITVEAMSERGQLRLSVANGGIPIPPAAMERLFHPFCRGEVRPGRRKGLGLGLFIASEIARMHTGSLTVTSDERQTCFTLLMPTRHVEGDAAGAERG
- a CDS encoding CBS domain-containing protein, encoding MTIAAILQGRSGPVISARPADNVRAVIDLLAQHRIGAVPVLDDDKIVGIFSERDLVRLMSSYGPEALDRPLGDVMTQSPVTCAPDTAVMAALSQMTQKRIRHLPVVDDGRLLGFISIGDLVKYRIDRIEAEAAAMRDYIAS
- a CDS encoding acyl-CoA thioesterase produces the protein MTDKIRDPILRVVPRPADINANGHIFGGWVLSQMDIAGGIVAAEVAQGAVATVAIESMEFIAPILLRDVISVYAHLEKRGRTSMGIRIEVVATRDGGKTQEKVTEGLFTFVALDENHRPRPLPEPAA
- a CDS encoding DUF4139 domain-containing protein produces the protein MRAVAPLLAPLLLAALALPAQAQEQAQPGAVITSSGIEDVAVTVYRAPGRGSGAINPRWPRGFAFITETRRVTLPAGLSTLRFEGVAEGLLPETAVVSGLPNGVIEKNRDARLLSPAGLVDAYLKRRVTLQRTNRETGAVREQEAVIQAGPNGGVLLETDQGYEALGCSGLPERMIYPRAPADLSAKPTLSVLVESDAPRSVTVQLLYLAEGFDWAAHYVADRASDGETLALQGWITLANGGVTSFDQAQLNVIAGRLNKQYSPPLPRSTPGALHLQCWPMDITSTHPLWELPAVEGGAPEAMADMARENIVVTGSRFIAPAPPAPPPPPPPPAAEDLGDLKFYRIPFRVDVAAQGQKQIALLAREGVAVEPLYVGTLSAHNGDAPLAATIRLRMQNREEDGLGLPLPGGSAAVFETVGGQRLLLGEAEIGDKAKGERVDYDIGASPAVRYRLRERPGGGTKYRHWQVEITNARPVDADVEMLVSMRIHRAPRNWERRGNAWVWGLRVPAHGKIEAELRERIDGR